Part of the Deltaproteobacteria bacterium IMCC39524 genome, TTTGCCAAGTTGGTATAAGAGCAGGGCCAGAAGACCGAAGTGGAGTCCGGAAATTGCGAACAGATGCGCGACACCGCTACTGGAGAGGAGTTGGCGCTGTTCGACGCTGATTCCTCCCCGCCAGCCAAGCAGGAGCGACTGCAGCAACCCTGCAGCGTCGTTCGGCACGACCTCTTCGATATGCATTGCAAGGCTATGGCGCCAGTTCTCCAGAAAAGAGTCCTCTGCTGCGGGATGATTGACCAGAACCGTCAGATCCTCAGCACGATTAAGAAAGGAGGTGACGTAGATACCGCGCGCTGCAAGATAGAGAGGATAGTTGAACTCTCCCGGGTTGCCGAAACGCGATGGTTGCCGCAATGTCGATCGCCATCGAATAATCTGTCCGGGGCGGGCCTGCAATTCGCCGCCTTTAATGTAGAGAAGGAGCTTGCCGGTCACCCTGGCTGCCGTTCTGCCCTTCATAACCTGCTGGACGTCTGTCAACAGGCGATATCCTCCGTTAGCCCTTTTCTCAGAAGTGAGAACCTTGCCTTCTATGATTGCCGCAGGTTTTTCGGCAAATTGGCTGATATGGTTGTGGACGACAGGAGCTTTAAGGGCCAGAGAGGCCTGTATGAATCCGCCAAGGCAGAGCAGGATCGTAACGGGGAGCCAACCCCATCTTGAACGACGGAGAGGCGCCCATGCCAGGAACAAGAGTCCTGAAGCAAAGGCGCAACCGGTTGAGTCCCAAGGTGCAATGATGCACGTCAAGGCGATGCCGGTCGCATATGCGGCCAGCAACACTACGACAGTCAAGACTTAACGCTCGACGCCGAATGCTGCCAGAAGTGTCGCGAGGAAGTCGAGATCCCTTGCCTCGGGTTTTTCTTTCTGCTCAAAATCGAAAAGGGTGTTGGCACGAGTGGCGTCGATTTGACGGCCCGTCAGGCGGAGTTGATCAACACCTCCGCCGGGGGGGAGCTGTAAAATGATCTGGCTCTCGCCGGCGAAGAGGAAGAGCGATTTGAAGGTGACGTTGTCCAGATAGGGTTTTGCTTCGAGGAGCAGCTTCTGATGGTCGCCGATTGAGATATGGATCGGACTCCCCGTGGCGCGCAGGGAGAGGTCGAAGAAACCACTCTCCTTGAGGCTTGTCGGGAAACGGACCTCAGCTGGAAGAGGCCCGGCTCTCAGCCACTTGCCACCACTTGGCTGGCCGAGATGAGGGATGCTGACGACCTTGACATCATTTTGTTGCAGATCTTCTGCCTCGATAACCAGAGGGGCGGGGTCTTCTGGAAAAAGGTCTGCAAGTTGCCAGACCTGTAAGAGTGTGGTTTGCAGCACCTGCCAGCTCAAAGGTTCGTCAGGTTGCCAGCCACCATCAGGGGTGATGGCCCCCAGATTCGGCGCATTCAGGGAGATATAGTCGATAGAGCCATTTGCAGGTAAGGTGACAAGGATCTCCTGTGCCCCGCTTTGCAACTCAAAGCGACCCACAGTCACTTCTGTAAATGTGTTCTCAGCATCAGCAGGGACCTGCTCTTCCGCAATGACAAAGAGGTGGCCTTCCTGGCGAAGGTGAGCTTTTACCAGGTACTCGCCGCTGATAGGCAGGGTGAATCTCAAGTGTACTAAGGTCGGCTCTTGTGCGCCATTAAGCCAACCCTTGCCACTGAAAGCACCGAAGTTTTGAAACGACATGATTGAGACATTGTCTTCGTCTTTTGAGAAGATGTCTTCTGCTTCAAAGCGAAGCTCTCTGTTGCCGGTCAGAATGTTGATGTAGTCGGGGTCCTGCGGTTCGTCCGGAAGGCCATATGACCATCCTGAAGCATCGACCAGGGTGATCATCCAGTCTCGCTGGGTCAGCTCCTGGGCGTATCCGGGCAAGGCCGTAAAGATCAGGAAAAGAATGAAAAAGAAGTGGCGTGCTAAAGCTCTCATAGCTCCGTATCGTTGCATGATGAGTGGTCCCTCCAAGTTAAAATTACATTAAATTTCGATAACAGTTTTCAACTTATCACAGCATGTCAAACTTGGAAAGTCTCTCTGGTTTGATGTCTTGTAATAAGGTCAAATTGCTCCGCGAAGCTGGCTTTGTAAATAGTGTCTCTCTTTAACGACCCGTTCGCTTCTCTCGCTCAAGTCACAGAGTGCACGGGGAAAGCATAGAGAGTCTTTGTTCGCCTTCGCGCTCTCTGTGTCTTTGTGGTGGAAGATGGTTGAGTGGTCTCGCTTTTTTGCTTACTGATAACTCCTACGTTTGCCGCCAGGGGATTCATTGTTGTTGTGGTGGACGAGATGGTGCCAGAGAGAGTCTGGGGCGTCAGGGAGCTCGCGCCGGGTTCCCTCTCGTTTTTTTTCACTGTCGTAAAGTTTGATTAGAGTGATGGTCTCCCAAGAGTTTTAATCAGTTAATATTGTCTTATCTCCTCCAGGTGTTGTAGTATATTCAACCTTTGTTGCTCTCCCGGTGAGTGCCGCAGGAATTGAAATCGTACAATTAAGGAGCCGTGATGGCAAAATGTATTCTGATTGTAGATGACTCTGAAACCGTTCGTCAGGTACTGAAACTGGCGCTGGGAAATGCCGGCTACCAGGTTGTTGAGGCAGAGGATGGTTTTGATGCCCTGACCAAGCTTTCCGGTGCCCAGATCGACATGCTGATCACGGACCTGAATATGCCCAACATGGATGGCCTTGAATTGATCAAGAAGGTTCGTGAAGAGGGCAAGCACCGATTCACGCCGATCGTTATGCTGACCACCGAATCATCTGAAGAAAAAAAGAAGGCCGGTCGTGAAGCTGGAGCCTCTGGCTGGATAGTTAAACCGTTCAAGCCGGAACAATTGCTGAAAGTTGTCAAAATGGTGCTTGGCGAGTAGCTCTTTCCTCCTACAACGTGTAGTTGGGGCTTATGTCAGAAGTAGATAAGACTGGAATTAAGAAAAATGAAGGGGTGTCGACCGTTGCACCGGCTCTGAAAAGATTCGATGCGCGCCTGACGGATCGTGATTTCGAGCGCTTCAGTAAACTTGTCTACGATCATTGTGGTATCAAGCTCCCTTCTCATAAGCGCAGTATGCTGGAAGCCCGCCTGCGCAAACGCCTGCGTGCACATACCCTTGCTTCCTTTGAAGAGTATGCTGAATTGATTTTTTCCAAGGATGAACCAACGGAAGAGCTCATCAAGCTAATCGACGTTGTGACCACCAACAAAACAGATTTTTTCCGTGAACC contains:
- a CDS encoding response regulator; translation: MAKCILIVDDSETVRQVLKLALGNAGYQVVEAEDGFDALTKLSGAQIDMLITDLNMPNMDGLELIKKVREEGKHRFTPIVMLTTESSEEKKKAGREAGASGWIVKPFKPEQLLKVVKMVLGE